In Sphingopyxis sp. 113P3, one DNA window encodes the following:
- a CDS encoding DUF3800 domain-containing protein — translation MTIYCDESGGLSAGAMTLSAVMLTPEAAASIHARFRAVTGLRGELKGSRISLTERAYLLELFDRAGGRAWVAVAQSAKLAPKANGQAPTDLELYAALLDTAVARWLPETGGVCTDVVIDDGRYDPAILARVRDTIQAGLAGWGRASLADSRRSDGVQIADVIANSLYNITAHSARARRIGIILEPMLASKAIRVAELTALP, via the coding sequence ATGACGATCTATTGCGATGAATCGGGCGGGCTCAGCGCAGGAGCGATGACCTTATCCGCGGTGATGCTCACCCCCGAGGCGGCAGCGTCGATCCACGCGCGCTTTCGCGCCGTGACCGGCCTTCGCGGCGAACTCAAGGGAAGCCGCATAAGCCTGACCGAGCGCGCCTATCTTCTCGAGCTTTTCGATCGCGCAGGCGGGCGCGCCTGGGTCGCGGTCGCCCAGAGCGCGAAGCTCGCCCCGAAGGCAAACGGCCAGGCCCCGACCGACCTTGAACTTTATGCCGCGCTCCTCGACACCGCGGTCGCGCGCTGGCTGCCCGAAACGGGCGGCGTATGCACCGACGTCGTGATCGACGATGGCCGCTATGACCCTGCGATCCTCGCGCGCGTCCGCGACACGATCCAGGCAGGTCTTGCAGGCTGGGGCCGCGCCTCGCTCGCCGACAGCCGACGGAGCGACGGGGTCCAGATCGCCGACGTTATCGCCAACAGCCTCTACAACATCACCGCGCACTCGGCGCGCGCGCGCCGAATAGGCATCATACTTGAGCCCATGCTCGCCTCGAAGGCGATCCGCGTTGCTGAACTCACCGCCTTGCCTTGA
- a CDS encoding tetratricopeptide repeat protein, with amino-acid sequence MKMRNILYFGAASAALTMMAPAASAQDGAIDKRVERLEKEMRAVQRTVFPGGSPAFFEGEIAPDKTPGERVKSTAPVIDLTARVDALEAQLQTLTGQTEQNAYQLRELEKQFAAYKAEMEKRFASPAETATASLAPAVRPTASAAAAPAPSKKPEEKPAASGGDPARLALVKKVEIPATGNEVADAYTYGYRLWEAKLYPEAQAQLKQVAEKWPKNSYASYAQNLLGRAYLDEGKPSLAAVAFYNNYKAQPSGPRAPHSLMYMGVALTKLGRKSDACKAFRELDEVYGDKAPKDVRDDAAAAKAKAGC; translated from the coding sequence ATGAAGATGCGAAACATCCTGTATTTCGGCGCGGCGAGCGCCGCTCTGACCATGATGGCGCCGGCTGCCTCAGCGCAGGACGGAGCCATCGACAAGCGCGTCGAGCGGCTGGAGAAAGAAATGCGCGCGGTCCAGCGCACTGTCTTTCCCGGCGGCAGCCCGGCCTTCTTCGAAGGCGAGATCGCGCCCGACAAGACGCCCGGGGAACGGGTGAAGAGCACCGCGCCGGTGATCGACCTCACCGCGCGCGTCGATGCGCTGGAAGCGCAGCTCCAGACGCTGACCGGCCAGACCGAGCAGAATGCCTATCAGCTGCGCGAACTGGAAAAGCAGTTCGCCGCCTACAAGGCCGAAATGGAAAAGCGCTTCGCATCGCCCGCGGAAACCGCAACGGCGAGCCTCGCGCCGGCAGTACGGCCAACGGCGAGTGCGGCGGCTGCGCCCGCTCCTTCCAAAAAGCCTGAGGAAAAGCCCGCGGCCAGCGGCGGCGACCCGGCGCGGCTTGCGCTCGTGAAGAAGGTCGAGATTCCCGCAACGGGCAATGAGGTGGCTGACGCCTACACCTATGGCTACCGCCTATGGGAGGCGAAGCTCTACCCCGAGGCGCAGGCGCAACTGAAGCAGGTGGCCGAGAAATGGCCGAAGAACAGCTATGCAAGCTATGCGCAGAACCTCCTCGGGCGCGCCTATCTCGACGAGGGCAAACCGAGCCTTGCTGCGGTCGCCTTCTACAATAATTACAAGGCCCAGCCGAGCGGCCCGCGCGCGCCGCATAGTCTCATGTACATGGGAGTTGCGCTCACCAAGCTCGGCCGCAAGAGCGACGCCTGCAAGGCATTTCGCGAGCTTGATGAAGTCTATGGGGACAAGGCGCCGAAGGACGTCCGCGACGATGCCGCTGCCGCAAAAGCAAAAGCGGGCTGCTGA
- the miaB gene encoding tRNA (N6-isopentenyl adenosine(37)-C2)-methylthiotransferase MiaB: MKSDSPKTFHVKSFGCQMNVYDGERMAEMLGAEGYAPAAEGADADLVILNTCHIREKAAEKVYSDIGRLKREDGTAPTIAVAGCVAQAEGAEIARRAPSVGVVVGPQAYHRLPELIARAERGEKAIDLDMPLDSKFGALPARSGLQRPTAFLTVQEGCDKFCTYCVVPYTRGAETSRPFGDLIAEARALVAGGVREITLLGQNVNAWDGEDERGRAIGLDGLIRALAAEDGLERIRYTTSHPNDMSDGLIAAHGEVDKLMPFLHLPVQAGSDRILAAMNRSHSVESYLRVIEHVRKARPDIAISGDFIVGFPGETEADFEATLDIVRATGYAMAYSFKYSRRPGTPAASMVDQVEEAVMNDRLQRLQALLNAQQHAFNEATVGRTTRLLLERKGKHEGQLIGKSPWLQSVHVTAPGLAIGDMVDVEITSAGPNSLGAAVRQLQEA; this comes from the coding sequence ATGAAATCCGACTCTCCAAAGACTTTTCACGTCAAATCCTTCGGCTGTCAGATGAACGTCTATGACGGCGAGCGCATGGCCGAGATGCTCGGCGCTGAGGGTTATGCGCCCGCAGCCGAAGGCGCCGACGCCGATCTGGTTATCCTCAATACCTGTCATATTCGCGAGAAAGCCGCAGAAAAGGTCTATTCGGACATCGGCCGCCTGAAGCGCGAGGACGGCACGGCGCCGACGATCGCGGTTGCAGGCTGCGTCGCCCAGGCCGAGGGCGCCGAGATTGCGCGCCGCGCGCCGAGTGTCGGTGTCGTCGTCGGACCGCAGGCCTATCACCGCCTCCCCGAGCTCATCGCGCGCGCCGAGCGCGGCGAGAAGGCGATCGATCTCGACATGCCGCTTGACAGCAAGTTTGGGGCGCTTCCGGCGCGCAGTGGCCTTCAGCGCCCCACTGCCTTCCTCACCGTGCAGGAAGGCTGCGACAAATTCTGCACTTATTGCGTCGTTCCCTATACGCGCGGCGCCGAGACGAGCCGGCCCTTTGGCGATCTGATCGCCGAGGCGCGCGCTCTTGTTGCAGGCGGGGTACGCGAGATCACGCTGCTCGGTCAGAATGTGAACGCGTGGGACGGCGAGGATGAGCGGGGAAGGGCGATCGGTCTCGACGGGCTCATCCGTGCACTCGCCGCCGAGGACGGGCTTGAGCGCATCCGCTACACGACGAGCCATCCCAACGACATGAGCGACGGGTTGATCGCGGCGCATGGTGAGGTCGACAAGCTGATGCCATTTCTCCATCTGCCGGTCCAGGCGGGCAGCGACCGCATTCTGGCCGCGATGAACCGCAGCCACAGCGTCGAAAGTTATTTGCGCGTCATCGAGCATGTTCGCAAAGCACGCCCCGACATCGCAATCTCGGGCGATTTCATCGTCGGCTTCCCCGGCGAAACCGAAGCGGATTTCGAGGCGACGCTCGATATCGTTCGCGCGACGGGCTATGCGATGGCGTACAGCTTCAAATATTCGCGTCGGCCTGGCACACCCGCAGCCTCGATGGTGGATCAGGTCGAGGAGGCGGTGATGAACGATCGGCTCCAGCGGTTGCAGGCGCTCCTCAACGCACAGCAGCACGCGTTCAACGAAGCAACCGTCGGACGCACGACGCGTCTTCTCCTTGAGCGCAAGGGCAAGCACGAAGGCCAGCTCATTGGCAAATCGCCCTGGCTTCAGTCGGTCCATGTCACCGCGCCAGGGCTGGCGATCGGCGATATGGTCGACGTCGAAATCACCTCGGCAGGTCCGAACAGTCTGGGCGCGGCCGTGCGCCAATTGCAGGAGGCTTGA
- the ftsH gene encoding ATP-dependent zinc metalloprotease FtsH yields the protein MQDDKEPQGNPWMKSVMIWSGILLAMLLVASMFGGASQPAGNALAYSDFRQKVEEGSVKSVVLSEDRVTGELSSGERFSTNLVRDPELLKLLNEKNVKYEGKPTEVPNFWMYLLVQSLPFLLIIGIAFFVFRQVQKNNGSGAMGFGKSRAKMLTEKQGRVTFDDVAGIDEAREELEEIVEFLKDPTKFSKLGGQIPKGALLVGSPGTGKTLLARAIAGEAGVPFFTISGSDFVEMFVGVGASRVRDMFEQAKRNAPCIVFIDEIDAVGRHRGAGLGNGNDEREQTLNQLLVEMDGFEANEGIIIVAATNRPDVLDPALLRPGRFDRQVVVPRPDIEGRQKILEVHTRKKPLAPDVDLRRIARGTPGFSGADLANLANEAALLAARKGKRLIASNEFEEAKDKVMMGAERRSMVMTEDEKKATAYHEAGHALVSLHVEGNDPLHKVTIIPRGRALGVTWNLPERDRYSQNMKQMKARLALCFGGRIAEQLIYGNDELNTGASNDIQQATDMARAMVMEYGMSEKLGWLRYRDNQDEVFLGHSVSRAQNMSEETARLIDAEVRRLVEEGEKTARKVLTDHIDELHLLAAALLEYETLSGEEAKRAIRGEDIGREDDQGKQTSAVQGHAGGLPQIKRKPRPFGDANPQGA from the coding sequence ATGCAGGACGACAAGGAACCGCAGGGCAACCCCTGGATGAAGAGTGTGATGATCTGGAGCGGCATCTTGCTTGCCATGCTCCTCGTCGCCTCGATGTTCGGGGGTGCGAGCCAGCCCGCGGGCAATGCCCTTGCCTATTCCGATTTCCGGCAGAAGGTCGAAGAGGGAAGCGTCAAGTCGGTCGTCCTTTCCGAAGACCGCGTCACTGGCGAACTTTCGAGTGGCGAGCGCTTCTCGACCAATCTCGTGCGCGATCCGGAGCTTTTGAAGCTGCTCAACGAGAAGAATGTCAAATATGAGGGCAAGCCGACTGAGGTTCCCAACTTCTGGATGTATCTCCTCGTCCAGTCGCTGCCTTTCCTCCTGATCATCGGCATCGCCTTCTTCGTTTTCCGCCAGGTCCAGAAGAACAATGGCTCGGGCGCGATGGGCTTCGGCAAGTCGCGCGCGAAGATGCTGACCGAAAAGCAGGGCCGCGTGACCTTCGACGATGTTGCAGGGATTGACGAGGCGCGCGAGGAGCTCGAAGAAATCGTCGAGTTCCTGAAAGACCCCACGAAATTCTCAAAGCTCGGCGGCCAGATTCCGAAAGGCGCGCTGCTCGTCGGCTCGCCGGGCACCGGCAAGACCCTCCTCGCCCGCGCGATTGCGGGCGAAGCGGGCGTGCCATTCTTCACCATATCGGGCTCCGATTTCGTCGAGATGTTCGTCGGCGTGGGCGCCTCGCGCGTGCGCGACATGTTCGAGCAGGCGAAACGCAACGCGCCCTGCATCGTCTTCATCGACGAAATCGACGCGGTGGGCCGCCATCGCGGCGCCGGGCTCGGCAATGGCAATGATGAGCGCGAGCAGACGCTCAATCAGCTGCTCGTCGAAATGGACGGCTTCGAGGCCAACGAAGGCATCATCATCGTCGCAGCGACCAACCGCCCCGACGTTCTCGACCCGGCCCTGCTGCGTCCGGGCCGCTTCGACCGCCAGGTCGTCGTGCCGCGCCCCGACATCGAGGGCCGTCAGAAGATCCTCGAGGTCCACACGCGCAAGAAGCCGCTCGCGCCCGATGTCGACCTTCGCCGCATCGCGCGCGGCACCCCCGGCTTTTCGGGCGCTGATCTTGCAAACCTTGCAAATGAGGCGGCGCTCCTTGCCGCACGCAAGGGCAAGCGCCTGATTGCCTCGAACGAGTTCGAGGAAGCCAAGGACAAGGTCATGATGGGCGCGGAGCGCCGCTCGATGGTCATGACCGAGGACGAGAAGAAGGCGACCGCCTATCATGAGGCCGGGCATGCGCTCGTCTCGCTGCACGTCGAGGGCAATGACCCGCTGCACAAGGTGACGATCATTCCGCGCGGGCGCGCACTGGGCGTGACGTGGAACCTGCCCGAGCGCGACCGCTACTCGCAGAATATGAAGCAGATGAAGGCGCGCCTCGCGCTCTGCTTCGGCGGCCGCATCGCCGAGCAGCTGATCTATGGCAATGACGAGCTCAACACGGGCGCGTCGAACGACATTCAGCAGGCAACCGACATGGCGCGCGCGATGGTCATGGAGTATGGCATGTCCGAAAAGCTCGGCTGGCTGCGCTATCGCGACAATCAGGACGAGGTCTTCCTTGGCCACAGCGTGTCGCGCGCGCAAAACATGTCCGAAGAGACCGCCCGGCTGATCGACGCCGAGGTCCGCCGTCTTGTCGAGGAAGGCGAGAAGACCGCGCGCAAGGTTCTCACCGATCATATCGACGAGCTGCATCTGCTCGCCGCTGCCCTGCTCGAATATGAGACGCTGTCGGGTGAGGAAGCCAAGCGAGCGATCCGCGGCGAGGATATCGGCCGCGAGGATGATCAGGGCAAACAGACGAGCGCTGTCCAGGGGCATGCGGGGGGCCTGCCGCAGATCAAGCGCAAGCCGCGGCCGTTCGGCGACGCCAACCCGCAAGGCGCCTGA
- a CDS encoding helix-turn-helix domain-containing protein, which produces MADEEVAEQGELAITRTGDRLRLAREAAGLSLADIATRTRITQRHLEAIEKSDFSGLPGRTYVTGFARAYARAVDLPEAEIGAAVRRELEEDEYAARPAYEAYEPTDPARLPTARLTWTLVIITALLASAYGVWRFLSVEPDEALIAAQNADADASEAPAADAPAATTAGAAGTAQVAQDAPVVLTGLSEVWIGFDDATGKTENWRTLDPGEVYQVPPAYIEQFTLRTSIPQALKVTVGGRDVGAIGPADTLVKGVSLKPADLIARAEGSSGGAPAAPAATR; this is translated from the coding sequence ATGGCAGACGAAGAGGTCGCCGAGCAGGGCGAACTGGCGATTACGCGCACCGGCGACCGGCTCCGGCTGGCGCGTGAGGCGGCGGGACTTTCGCTCGCCGACATCGCGACCCGGACGCGGATTACCCAGCGCCATCTGGAGGCGATTGAGAAATCCGATTTTTCCGGTCTTCCGGGCCGCACCTACGTCACCGGTTTTGCCCGCGCCTATGCCCGCGCGGTTGATCTTCCCGAAGCCGAGATCGGCGCCGCCGTGCGCCGCGAACTCGAGGAAGACGAATATGCAGCCCGCCCTGCCTATGAGGCCTATGAGCCGACGGATCCTGCGCGCCTTCCCACGGCGCGGCTGACCTGGACGCTGGTGATCATCACTGCGCTCCTCGCATCGGCCTATGGCGTCTGGCGTTTCCTCTCGGTCGAACCCGACGAGGCGCTCATTGCGGCGCAAAATGCTGACGCCGATGCCTCGGAAGCCCCCGCAGCCGATGCGCCCGCAGCGACGACAGCAGGCGCTGCGGGCACGGCGCAGGTTGCGCAGGATGCCCCCGTCGTGCTCACTGGCCTGTCGGAAGTCTGGATCGGTTTCGACGATGCGACCGGCAAGACTGAAAATTGGCGCACGCTCGACCCGGGCGAGGTTTATCAGGTTCCGCCCGCCTATATCGAGCAGTTCACGCTGCGCACCAGCATACCGCAGGCGCTCAAGGTGACCGTGGGCGGCCGCGATGTCGGGGCCATCGGTCCTGCCGATACGCTGGTCAAGGGCGTCTCGTTGAAGCCCGCGGACCTCATTGCGCGCGCCGAAGGAAGCAGCGGCGGCGCCCCCGCCGCCCCCGCTGCCACGCGCTGA
- a CDS encoding IS630 family transposase (programmed frameshift), whose protein sequence is MGKSYSRDLRDRVEGYIRSGHSRRDAARRFGVSPSFAVKLSKRVALTGSTAPARQGRPAGGGKLAAHMEVLIGWVEARPDITMPELATRLKAATGVVAHPASLSRALLSALDLPIKKTLLAWECARADIALRRRSWRRHRQPRMRQEPHRLIFVDETATTTKMTRLRGRARYGSRLKAKAPFGHWKTQTFIAGLRHDRLVAPWVIDRPMNRDIFETWVETQLAPTLDPGDVVILDNLSSHKSEKAATILKERGAWFLFLPPYSPDLNPIEMAFSKLKAHLRRSEARSFDALWRALGNICDLYSSEECWNYLKAAGYASD, encoded by the exons ATGGGGAAATCTTATTCGAGGGATCTGCGCGATCGCGTGGAGGGGTATATAAGATCGGGTCACTCGCGGCGTGATGCTGCCCGGCGCTTTGGGGTGAGCCCGAGCTTTGCCGTGAAGCTGTCGAAGCGTGTCGCGTTGACGGGTTCGACAGCACCGGCGCGACAAGGCCGGCCGGCCGGAGGCGGTAAATTGGCGGCCCATATGGAGGTGCTGATTGGCTGGGTGGAGGCGCGGCCAGACATCACGATGCCCGAACTGGCGACGCGGCTGAAGGCGGCGACAGGGGTTGTTGCCCATCCCGCATCCTTGTCGCGTGCGCTCTTGTCTGC GCTGGATTTACCTATAAAAAAAACACTTCTGGCGTGGGAGTGCGCACGCGCTGACATTGCACTGCGTCGTCGCAGCTGGCGCCGACATCGCCAGCCGCGGATGCGCCAGGAGCCGCATCGGTTGATCTTCGTCGACGAGACGGCAACCACGACCAAGATGACGCGCCTGCGCGGGCGAGCGCGCTACGGCTCGCGCCTCAAGGCGAAAGCGCCGTTCGGGCACTGGAAAACCCAGACCTTCATCGCCGGGCTCCGCCACGATCGCCTGGTCGCTCCCTGGGTCATCGACAGGCCGATGAACCGCGACATCTTCGAGACATGGGTCGAAACGCAGCTCGCGCCCACGCTCGACCCTGGTGACGTCGTGATCCTCGACAATCTCTCGAGCCACAAAAGCGAGAAGGCCGCGACAATCCTCAAAGAACGCGGCGCATGGTTCCTGTTCCTGCCGCCCTACAGCCCCGATCTCAATCCGATCGAAATGGCCTTTTCCAAGCTCAAGGCTCACCTGCGCCGCAGCGAAGCGCGCAGCTTCGACGCCCTCTGGCGCGCCCTCGGCAATATCTGCGACCTCTATTCATCCGAAGAATGTTGGAATTACCTCAAAGCCGCCGGCTATGCGTCCGATTAA
- a CDS encoding PhoH family protein encodes MPKRPLAASPAEPGDRVRLTAEFERTQLLGILFGEFDRNLVAIENRLGVYISARGNRVQIEGEAEAAARARDVLTELYNRIEQGQEVDAGLVDGVIAMSAQPTLAGIIRHDASEAPTVMIRTRKKTIVPRAPSQVPYMQALARDDVIFALGPAGTGKTYLAVAQAVAQLITGSVQRLILSRPAVEAGEKLGFLPGDMKEKVDPYLRPLYDALHDCLPAEQVERRIASGEIEIAPLAFMRGRTLADAFIILDEAQNTTIPQMKMFLTRFGMNSRMVICGDPKQVDLPAPATSGLADAVARLEGIEGINVSRFTAADVVRHPIVGRIVDAYEGPGA; translated from the coding sequence ATGCCCAAACGTCCGCTCGCAGCTTCTCCTGCCGAACCCGGCGACCGCGTTCGGCTGACCGCGGAATTCGAGCGAACGCAATTGTTGGGCATTCTCTTTGGCGAGTTCGACCGCAATCTCGTCGCGATCGAAAACCGCCTTGGCGTCTATATCTCGGCGCGGGGCAATCGCGTGCAGATCGAGGGCGAGGCCGAGGCCGCGGCGCGCGCACGCGACGTGCTTACCGAACTCTACAACCGCATCGAACAGGGGCAGGAGGTCGACGCGGGGCTCGTCGACGGAGTGATCGCGATGTCGGCGCAGCCGACGCTCGCCGGTATCATCCGCCACGATGCGAGCGAAGCGCCGACAGTGATGATCCGTACGCGCAAGAAGACGATCGTTCCCCGGGCGCCCTCGCAGGTCCCCTACATGCAGGCGCTCGCGCGCGACGATGTGATCTTTGCGCTCGGCCCCGCGGGGACCGGCAAGACCTATCTCGCGGTCGCGCAGGCGGTCGCGCAGCTCATCACCGGCAGCGTGCAGCGTCTCATTCTCTCGCGACCCGCAGTCGAGGCGGGTGAAAAACTGGGCTTCCTCCCCGGCGACATGAAGGAAAAGGTCGATCCCTATCTACGCCCACTCTACGACGCCCTGCACGACTGCCTGCCCGCCGAGCAGGTCGAGCGCCGGATCGCATCGGGCGAGATCGAGATCGCGCCGCTCGCCTTCATGCGCGGGCGCACGCTTGCCGATGCCTTCATCATTCTCGACGAAGCGCAGAACACGACGATCCCGCAAATGAAGATGTTTCTGACCCGCTTTGGCATGAACAGCCGGATGGTCATTTGCGGCGACCCCAAGCAGGTCGACTTGCCGGCACCTGCGACCTCGGGGCTTGCCGACGCGGTGGCACGGCTCGAGGGGATCGAGGGCATAAACGTCAGCCGCTTTACCGCTGCCGATGTCGTCCGTCACCCGATCGTCGGGCGGATTGTCGACGCCTATGAGGGGCCGGGAGCCTAG
- the tilS gene encoding tRNA lysidine(34) synthetase TilS produces the protein MPLPQKQKRAADAGSVERFAADLSALAGPDWHGKRYGVAVSGGPDSMALLWLMASLLPGQIAAATVDHRLRDASADEARMVAGYCAREHIPHAILHPATPIAGSLQAAARSERYRLLEQWREALALDHILTAHHADDQLETMIMRLNRSSGVGGLAGVRASNGAVLRPLLHWRRSELAALALDADLPIVEDPSNADRRFDRARLRHALRSQEFLDPQAASRSAQWLGDADTALDWAVEAAMAAWPDADDPSVIRDEAYPDEIFRRIVERRLRANDPQIRLRGETLGGLIAAMRAGRRAMVGELLIDVGKGSGAGFWRISAAPRRKGRV, from the coding sequence ATGCCGCTGCCGCAAAAGCAAAAGCGGGCTGCTGACGCGGGCAGCGTCGAGCGCTTCGCCGCGGACCTTTCCGCACTCGCGGGGCCGGACTGGCACGGCAAGAGATACGGCGTCGCCGTGTCGGGCGGACCCGACAGCATGGCGCTCTTGTGGCTCATGGCCTCGCTGCTTCCAGGCCAGATCGCGGCAGCCACGGTGGATCACAGGCTCCGCGACGCGTCCGCCGACGAGGCGCGCATGGTCGCGGGCTATTGCGCGCGCGAGCATATTCCGCACGCGATCCTGCATCCCGCCACCCCCATTGCCGGCTCCTTGCAGGCAGCGGCGCGAAGTGAACGCTACCGCTTGCTCGAACAATGGCGCGAGGCGCTGGCGCTCGACCATATATTGACCGCGCATCATGCCGATGATCAGCTCGAAACGATGATCATGCGCCTCAACCGCTCGAGCGGCGTCGGCGGGCTGGCGGGCGTACGCGCCTCCAATGGCGCTGTGCTGAGGCCGCTCCTCCATTGGCGGCGGAGCGAACTGGCAGCGCTCGCGCTCGATGCCGATCTTCCGATCGTCGAGGATCCCTCGAACGCCGATCGGCGCTTCGACCGTGCACGGCTCCGCCATGCGCTCCGATCGCAGGAATTTCTCGACCCCCAGGCCGCATCGCGGTCGGCGCAATGGCTGGGCGACGCGGACACCGCGCTCGATTGGGCGGTCGAGGCCGCGATGGCAGCCTGGCCCGACGCCGACGATCCGTCGGTGATCCGCGACGAGGCCTATCCCGATGAAATTTTTCGCCGCATCGTCGAGCGGCGCCTACGCGCAAACGACCCGCAGATCCGCCTGCGCGGCGAGACGCTTGGCGGCCTTATCGCGGCGATGCGCGCGGGGCGGCGCGCGATGGTGGGCGAATTGCTGATCGATGTGGGCAAGGGTTCCGGCGCCGGTTTCTGGCGCATTTCCGCCGCGCCCCGCCGAAAAGGCCGCGTCTGA
- a CDS encoding DoxX family protein: MKFLDGFAEQVYALLRIVGGLLFLAHGVQKFFNFPTNFPMPLSPVLQAAGAIELVAGGLILLGLFTRPAAFLASGMAAVGYWMVHGSQGLYPIANGGETIALYAFLFLFIAARGAGIWSVDSARSS; the protein is encoded by the coding sequence ATGAAATTTCTCGATGGCTTTGCCGAACAGGTCTATGCGTTGCTGCGGATTGTCGGGGGCCTTCTGTTCCTCGCGCACGGCGTGCAGAAATTCTTCAACTTTCCCACCAATTTCCCGATGCCGCTCAGCCCGGTGTTGCAAGCGGCGGGCGCGATCGAACTCGTGGCGGGCGGCCTGATCCTCCTCGGCCTTTTCACCCGTCCCGCAGCCTTCCTCGCGAGCGGAATGGCGGCGGTCGGTTACTGGATGGTGCACGGGAGCCAAGGCCTTTACCCGATCGCCAACGGCGGCGAGACGATCGCGCTTTACGCCTTTCTCTTCCTGTTCATCGCGGCGCGCGGCGCCGGGATCTGGAGCGTCGACAGCGCGCGCTCGAGCTAG
- a CDS encoding carboxymuconolactone decarboxylase family protein: MTKVTDPFAASPQLMKQWMAVSLAAEKSLEKSLVELVKIRSSILNGCANCINMHTADARAAGETEQRIYLLAAWRDAPVFTPRERAALAWTDALTCLSQGHTQEEARAALDAHFTAEEQMNLTVMINVINGWNRIAVGFGLWYEGGAPAAKAA; this comes from the coding sequence ATGACCAAGGTTACCGATCCTTTCGCCGCATCGCCCCAGCTGATGAAGCAGTGGATGGCGGTGAGCCTCGCCGCGGAAAAGAGCCTCGAGAAGAGCCTCGTCGAGCTCGTGAAGATCCGCTCGTCGATTCTCAATGGCTGCGCCAACTGCATCAACATGCACACCGCTGACGCCCGGGCAGCAGGCGAAACCGAGCAGCGCATCTATCTGCTTGCCGCGTGGCGCGACGCGCCCGTTTTCACCCCGCGCGAACGCGCCGCGCTCGCCTGGACCGATGCCTTGACCTGCTTGTCACAAGGACACACACAGGAAGAGGCACGCGCGGCGCTCGATGCGCATTTTACCGCGGAGGAGCAGATGAACCTCACCGTGATGATCAACGTGATCAATGGCTGGAACCGTATCGCAGTCGGCTTCGGCCTCTGGTACGAAGGTGGCGCGCCGGCGGCGAAAGCGGCCTGA
- a CDS encoding sigma-70 family RNA polymerase sigma factor, whose product MTVKGASHLADAAASFNPLRPLLTRVAYRMLGSVADAEDVVQDAFLRWLAAERAEVREPAAFLRRTVTRLCLDHLKSARRTRETYIGPWLPDPLVEEEEEDDVTLPLMLALERLSPLERAAFLLHDVFGVPFDEVAATIGRDASAARQLAARARTHVREARPRYKLEKERGLEIANAFFQASRSGDMRALGNLLAADVGLWSDGGGKRPAATEPVLGFDIVMKLHRSLAVLFGKYGSTLVHTGMINGLPGFVTREADGELQTTALEIEDGKITGIYVMRNPDKLRHMH is encoded by the coding sequence ATGACGGTGAAAGGCGCCTCGCACCTGGCAGACGCAGCGGCAAGTTTTAATCCGCTGCGTCCGCTCCTGACCCGCGTTGCGTATCGCATGCTCGGCTCGGTTGCGGATGCGGAAGATGTTGTGCAGGACGCCTTTCTCCGCTGGCTGGCTGCCGAGCGCGCAGAGGTGCGCGAACCTGCTGCCTTCTTGAGGCGCACGGTGACGCGGCTCTGTCTTGATCACCTGAAATCGGCGCGGCGCACCCGCGAAACCTATATCGGTCCCTGGCTCCCCGACCCGCTCGTCGAGGAGGAAGAAGAGGATGATGTCACGCTACCTCTGATGCTTGCGCTCGAACGGCTCTCCCCCCTCGAGCGCGCAGCCTTTCTGCTGCACGACGTGTTCGGCGTCCCTTTCGACGAAGTGGCGGCGACGATCGGCCGCGATGCTTCCGCCGCGCGTCAGCTGGCCGCGCGTGCGCGCACGCACGTCCGCGAGGCGCGGCCGCGCTACAAGCTTGAAAAGGAGCGGGGCCTGGAAATCGCCAACGCATTCTTTCAAGCCTCGCGCAGCGGCGACATGCGAGCGCTCGGCAACCTCCTCGCAGCCGACGTCGGCCTGTGGTCCGATGGAGGCGGCAAGCGCCCCGCGGCGACCGAGCCGGTGCTCGGCTTCGACATCGTGATGAAGCTTCATCGAAGCCTCGCCGTGCTGTTCGGCAAATATGGTTCGACTCTCGTCCATACCGGGATGATCAATGGGCTGCCGGGCTTCGTCACCCGCGAAGCGGACGGCGAGCTTCAGACCACGGCGCTCGAGATCGAGGATGGCAAGATCACCGGCATCTATGTGATGCGCAACCCCGACAAGCTGCGTCACATGCACTGA